A single Streptomyces mirabilis DNA region contains:
- a CDS encoding YcxB family protein, whose protein sequence is MAKDGWTEGTDNSAETSGDLVDEPSAVQLVYRPQPADTRVGLRVRDRIKRTKLVLRGVLLVLGVGFWLITIDVVSTGLLLFVVLWMWGYPRLHVAYIQRIIGWQGEYRATVSAAGITCHSDYSTLVQKWSVYQGYRETAHHFVLLSRDPNIMWLEVLPKRGVHEAEDLDRLRAILDQHTTRV, encoded by the coding sequence ATGGCCAAGGACGGCTGGACCGAAGGTACCGACAACAGCGCGGAAACCTCTGGCGATCTCGTGGACGAACCGTCCGCGGTCCAACTGGTGTACCGGCCGCAGCCTGCCGACACACGGGTCGGCCTGCGGGTCCGCGACCGGATCAAGCGGACCAAGCTGGTGCTGCGGGGCGTCCTCCTCGTGCTGGGGGTGGGGTTCTGGCTGATCACTATCGACGTGGTCTCGACCGGGCTGCTCTTGTTCGTTGTCCTGTGGATGTGGGGGTACCCACGGCTGCACGTCGCCTACATACAGCGCATCATCGGATGGCAAGGTGAGTACCGCGCTACCGTGTCTGCGGCCGGGATCACCTGCCACAGCGACTACAGCACGCTGGTCCAGAAGTGGTCCGTTTACCAGGGCTACCGGGAGACGGCCCACCACTTCGTCCTGCTTAGCCGAGACCCCAACATCATGTGGCTCGAAGTCCTGCCCAAGCGGGGTGTGCATGAGGCCGAGGACCTCGACCGGCTTCGGGCCATCCTGGACCAGCACACCACCCGCGTGTGA
- a CDS encoding phosphoribosyltransferase yields MSVSDARENLTYERFGVAVRELAQTIADDGYQPDIVLSIARGGVFVAGGLAYALDCKNIHLVNVEFYTGVGTTLDMPVMLAPVPNAIDFSDKKILITDDVADTGKTLKLVHDFCVDTVAEVRSAVIYEKSHSLVKCEYVWKRTDDWINFPWSVLPVVRKSGEPITPSREAL; encoded by the coding sequence ATGAGCGTGTCCGACGCGCGGGAGAACCTCACCTACGAGCGCTTCGGGGTCGCGGTCCGTGAGCTCGCCCAGACCATCGCCGACGACGGGTACCAGCCCGACATAGTGCTCAGCATCGCCCGCGGGGGTGTCTTCGTCGCGGGTGGACTGGCGTACGCCCTCGACTGCAAGAACATCCACCTGGTCAACGTCGAGTTCTACACCGGTGTGGGTACGACGCTCGACATGCCCGTCATGCTCGCTCCCGTCCCGAACGCCATCGACTTCTCCGACAAGAAGATCCTGATCACCGACGACGTCGCCGACACCGGCAAGACGCTCAAGCTCGTGCACGACTTCTGCGTCGACACCGTCGCCGAGGTCCGCAGCGCCGTGATCTATGAGAAGTCCCACTCGCTGGTGAAGTGCGAGTACGTGTGGAAGCGGACCGACGACTGGATCAACTTCCCCTGGAGTGTTTTGCCTGTAGTACGTAAGTCGGGCGAGCCGATCACGCCGTCTAGGGAAGCGCTCTGA
- the dcd gene encoding dCTP deaminase: MLLSDKDIRAEIDAGRVRIDPYDESMVQPSSIDVRLDRYFRVFENHRYPHIDPAVEQADLTRLVEPEGDEPFILHPGEFVLASTYEVISLPVDLASRLEGKSSLGRLGLVTHSTAGFIDPGFSGHVTLELSNLATLPIKLWPGMKIGQLCMFRLSSPAEFPYGSDRYGSRYQGQRGPTASRSFLNFHRTQV; this comes from the coding sequence GTGCTTCTCTCAGACAAGGACATCCGGGCCGAGATCGACGCCGGTCGGGTGCGCATCGACCCGTACGACGAATCCATGGTGCAGCCCTCGAGCATCGACGTGCGGCTCGACCGCTACTTCCGGGTGTTCGAGAATCACCGTTATCCACACATCGACCCCGCCGTCGAGCAGGCCGATCTGACTCGGCTCGTCGAGCCCGAGGGGGACGAGCCGTTCATCCTGCACCCCGGGGAGTTCGTGCTCGCCAGCACGTACGAGGTGATCTCGCTTCCCGTGGATCTTGCCTCGCGGCTGGAGGGCAAGAGTTCGCTCGGGCGGCTGGGGCTCGTCACGCACTCCACCGCCGGGTTCATCGACCCCGGCTTCTCCGGGCACGTGACCCTGGAGCTGTCCAATCTCGCGACGCTTCCGATCAAGCTCTGGCCGGGCATGAAGATCGGGCAGCTGTGCATGTTCCGGCTGAGCTCGCCGGCCGAGTTCCCGTACGGCAGCGACCGGTACGGCTCCCGCTACCAGGGCCAGCGCGGGCCGACCGCCTCCCGGTCCTTCCTCAACTTCCATCGGACCCAGGTGTGA
- a CDS encoding tetratricopeptide repeat protein has protein sequence MTHPVDPEVERAHSYVLNLFRKSTFVDPAELAMVCREARDRFAALPALDPDDPSTWTSYELITADVQTLLGYLREAGVPSSETERFRSLVIRVLRYLYRADQADPGALLAELVHRDWQMWIGEAHDHTLEAAGRLAACLHALDDSERARPVFERILRLRSGKQGDDHPDTLLAACNMGACLNQIRDFGAAFRLNTGTVRRCERRLGKKARTTILATENLAGSLFGLGELERALTLYQDIHQRYRQVSGENALATLDAQAGIAITLHKLGHYEAARVINAGLLPRIERVAGKNYSGTKNTRSRLEMNLRALGRKEEADEVHGGIPKLAGPP, from the coding sequence ATGACGCATCCAGTCGACCCCGAGGTGGAGCGGGCGCATTCGTACGTCCTGAACCTGTTCCGCAAGAGCACCTTCGTGGATCCGGCCGAGCTGGCCATGGTGTGCCGAGAGGCCCGGGACCGGTTCGCGGCGCTGCCCGCCCTCGATCCGGACGATCCGAGCACCTGGACCTCGTACGAACTGATCACGGCGGACGTGCAGACGCTGCTCGGTTATCTGCGTGAGGCCGGTGTGCCCAGCAGTGAAACGGAGAGGTTCCGCTCCCTGGTGATCCGCGTCCTCCGGTATCTCTACAGGGCCGACCAGGCCGATCCCGGTGCTCTCCTGGCGGAGCTCGTACACAGGGACTGGCAGATGTGGATCGGGGAGGCGCACGACCACACACTGGAGGCCGCTGGACGGCTGGCCGCCTGCCTGCACGCACTCGACGACTCGGAAAGGGCCCGGCCGGTGTTCGAGAGGATTCTTCGGCTGCGGTCGGGGAAGCAGGGCGACGACCATCCCGACACCCTCCTCGCAGCCTGCAACATGGGCGCGTGTCTCAATCAGATCAGGGATTTCGGCGCCGCGTTCCGGCTGAACACCGGCACCGTGCGGCGATGTGAGCGACGGCTCGGAAAGAAAGCCCGGACGACGATCCTGGCCACGGAGAACCTCGCGGGGAGCCTCTTCGGGCTCGGGGAGCTGGAGAGGGCGCTGACGCTCTACCAGGACATCCACCAGCGGTACAGACAGGTGTCAGGGGAAAACGCCTTGGCGACGCTCGACGCGCAGGCGGGCATCGCCATCACCCTGCACAAGCTCGGCCACTACGAGGCGGCACGCGTCATCAATGCCGGCCTGCTGCCGAGAATCGAGAGAGTGGCCGGAAAGAACTACTCGGGAACCAAGAACACGCGCTCGCGCCTGGAGATGAACCTCCGTGCGCTCGGGCGAAAGGAGGAGGCAGACGAAGTCCACGGCGGGATCCCGAAGTTAGCAGGTCCTCCCTGA
- a CDS encoding ATP-binding protein — MTADAPGPRRDFEDVVLARTESDFVERRWLYDEIERALESEQGQYVLVTGEPGAGKTSLLAGIARARPDRLRYFFRRDSRTAVTGGDTESFLMSIGHQLARTRPELFELERLSIVVQQHIDSVQATGRVIGIKIDDLKVSPFHRTASLEVEQRVGDLEGELSGVEIGTAHLEPRLLDPDNLAHLALIGPAQVLAEQDPEARIVILLDALDEIADDHTIDPRKGLLHWLTRSPELPANVKVVMTSRPHAGLRLFRSARAERLTDVVIDASSPQVVGDLHTYADLVLERQVVLEAERARGSLPGSTKRHAVRRAAGNFLYLATYARALIDAAQERNDELIRGLLDFQGVPGQLPSLYGFFVELVRKELTPRQRDGAGEPAGSWEGVGLPIIGVLTVAREALTGEQLAAMSATRLRDRPVQKVLKSLRWLLERRSDRFAFFHTSISEFLTGPQAHKEHPECWVDETRWHEQIARHYRGTAPDWADVDWSQVDPYGLSHLAVHVLNSGPSASSEAADLVCAGLRRAIRTRFHAERRFLELIDSIAHHIADTAPVATGLPAMTYLGVVRHQAAQSSGALPPRAIGLLARVGRVREALEHANGIGPSLWRVMSFVEILRYASPGPDTPSVDELLDMVVESAVSVPGTADRLGNLYVRRAIKVAARLLAPHDVERALRLWQYGQETMTHANGSVDEPDEVYRAAAVAAAEKDVDRARALIDMISGERWADYLDLAERADPGRAVVLLREAEAALESVGPEVRLLGLARLAAAWATYEPAASRALLAEVRAQVFVAGRDNKLAVQLVKAAELLADVDRTTARFLLARLDTDVRGALLGGVALWTRWESPERARALLDRYQAKTHGHWVRLDAMKALGQSNRAEELRLVERVHAAIPGPSVDPRANSDRSSGRDDDLVGVVRRMAEYDLARAAQMAREVQRTDWSDHWGDEWSRGGDARTETEDAAREVYGSDRYSLLAGIAHLHVARGQAAEAATILEELLRSVADPAPLRGGGGKGEILASAVPESSEPPARNHVEEVNLMGITVLFNADQHWAAYARSHFFRAPADVVRSVDLGGHGSTAGVVRRFAALLAHRDLSRAAALMRSIADPAERAIGFAELHRVAHGPDRSDSHHGPDADIFSREIDRALSELPRYRWTVGVPEVRGTVGDEYALAYVRPDHRVRFELAVRALGCRKQDMRGLEGVAYLRHAFGRSMAVWASAVYANDMIAGKRPYPDFTELHLQNLSPTQDLNLKETDAPTKSGLATTAYQEHRIAREVPDYRAKASRIRFDDPVYDAAMDLVTPAPGAPLSSGFTRRIRELLVDGPVPAAADLLVFAAEARPEHERELRELAEELVETADDGSTLGVDALSTLATSPLLGDLVDPVDILREADRCVSRWPGEEWIPRYVVFRLFPVLLERAPRDALHKFYEVTSTGWSSAMALLEHAPDTVIDALGADAAATLGSAIARGLACTSPTGTAPDVVDGVRLARLVATGPADRRQAP; from the coding sequence GTGACCGCCGACGCCCCTGGGCCGCGCCGCGACTTCGAAGACGTGGTCCTGGCCCGCACGGAGTCGGACTTCGTCGAGCGCCGGTGGCTGTACGACGAGATCGAGCGGGCCCTGGAGTCGGAACAGGGCCAGTACGTCCTGGTGACGGGCGAGCCGGGGGCGGGCAAGACCAGCCTGCTCGCCGGTATCGCGCGGGCCCGCCCCGACCGGCTGCGCTACTTCTTCCGAAGGGACAGCCGGACCGCGGTCACCGGCGGCGACACCGAGTCGTTCCTGATGAGCATCGGACATCAACTCGCCCGGACGCGCCCGGAACTGTTCGAACTGGAACGCCTCTCGATCGTCGTCCAGCAGCACATCGACTCCGTACAGGCCACTGGCCGGGTGATCGGCATCAAGATCGACGACCTGAAGGTCTCGCCCTTCCACCGCACTGCCTCCCTGGAGGTCGAGCAGCGTGTCGGCGACCTGGAGGGCGAGCTCAGCGGCGTCGAGATCGGCACGGCCCATCTGGAGCCCCGGCTCCTCGACCCCGACAACCTGGCACACCTGGCGCTGATCGGACCCGCGCAGGTTCTGGCGGAACAGGACCCCGAGGCCAGGATCGTCATCCTGCTCGACGCGCTGGACGAGATAGCCGACGACCACACGATCGATCCGAGGAAAGGGCTCCTGCACTGGCTGACCCGTTCCCCCGAACTGCCCGCCAACGTCAAGGTGGTCATGACCTCACGGCCGCACGCCGGGCTCCGGCTGTTCCGGTCGGCCCGGGCGGAACGCCTCACCGACGTGGTCATCGACGCCTCCTCACCCCAGGTCGTGGGCGACCTCCACACGTACGCGGACCTCGTCCTGGAACGGCAGGTGGTCCTCGAGGCCGAGCGCGCCAGGGGCAGCCTCCCGGGCAGCACGAAGCGGCACGCAGTTCGCAGGGCCGCCGGAAACTTCCTCTACCTGGCGACGTACGCGCGAGCGCTGATCGACGCCGCCCAGGAACGGAACGACGAACTGATCCGCGGGCTGCTCGACTTCCAGGGCGTACCGGGCCAACTGCCCAGCCTGTACGGCTTCTTCGTGGAACTGGTCCGCAAGGAACTCACCCCGAGGCAGCGGGACGGCGCCGGTGAGCCGGCCGGCAGCTGGGAAGGGGTGGGCCTGCCCATCATCGGCGTACTGACCGTGGCCAGAGAGGCGCTGACGGGGGAACAGCTCGCCGCCATGTCCGCCACGCGCCTGAGGGACAGACCCGTGCAGAAGGTCCTCAAGAGCCTGCGCTGGCTCCTGGAGCGCCGAAGCGACCGGTTCGCCTTCTTCCACACCTCCATCAGCGAGTTCCTGACGGGGCCACAGGCCCACAAGGAGCATCCCGAGTGCTGGGTCGACGAGACGCGCTGGCACGAGCAGATCGCCCGCCACTACCGGGGCACCGCACCCGACTGGGCGGACGTGGACTGGTCCCAGGTGGACCCCTACGGTCTCTCCCACCTCGCCGTCCACGTCCTGAACTCGGGCCCGAGCGCCTCCTCCGAGGCCGCCGACCTGGTCTGCGCCGGTCTGCGGCGCGCCATCAGAACCAGGTTCCACGCCGAACGCCGATTCCTCGAACTCATCGACAGCATCGCGCACCACATCGCCGACACGGCCCCCGTTGCCACCGGGCTGCCCGCGATGACGTATCTGGGCGTCGTACGCCATCAGGCGGCGCAGTCGAGCGGTGCGCTGCCGCCGAGGGCGATCGGGTTGCTGGCGCGGGTGGGGCGGGTGCGGGAGGCACTGGAGCACGCGAACGGGATCGGGCCGTCGCTGTGGCGGGTCATGTCCTTCGTGGAGATCTTGCGATACGCCAGTCCTGGGCCCGATACGCCCTCGGTCGACGAGCTGCTGGACATGGTGGTCGAGTCCGCGGTGTCGGTTCCGGGCACTGCCGATCGCCTCGGCAACCTTTATGTGCGAAGAGCGATCAAGGTGGCCGCACGCCTGCTGGCACCTCACGACGTCGAACGCGCCCTGCGGCTGTGGCAGTACGGACAGGAGACAATGACGCACGCGAACGGTTCAGTGGACGAGCCGGACGAGGTGTACCGTGCCGCCGCGGTTGCCGCCGCCGAGAAGGACGTGGACAGAGCTCGCGCACTCATCGACATGATCAGCGGTGAGCGCTGGGCGGACTACCTGGATCTCGCCGAGCGCGCCGACCCCGGGAGAGCCGTCGTGCTGTTGCGGGAGGCCGAGGCGGCACTGGAGAGCGTGGGTCCGGAGGTTCGTCTCCTGGGCCTGGCGAGGCTGGCAGCCGCATGGGCGACGTACGAACCTGCCGCCAGCCGGGCACTCCTCGCCGAGGTGCGCGCACAGGTCTTCGTGGCGGGAAGAGACAACAAACTCGCCGTCCAACTGGTCAAGGCCGCAGAGCTGTTGGCAGACGTGGACCGGACCACGGCTCGTTTTCTGCTGGCCCGCCTGGACACGGACGTGCGCGGCGCATTGCTCGGCGGCGTTGCGCTGTGGACCCGTTGGGAGTCGCCCGAGCGCGCACGGGCTCTCCTCGACCGGTACCAGGCGAAGACCCATGGCCATTGGGTGAGACTCGATGCCATGAAGGCGCTCGGCCAGTCGAACCGGGCAGAGGAACTGCGGCTCGTCGAACGCGTCCATGCGGCGATACCCGGACCGTCCGTCGATCCGCGGGCGAACTCAGATCGGAGCAGTGGGCGCGACGACGATCTCGTCGGCGTGGTACGGCGTATGGCCGAGTACGACCTGGCCAGGGCTGCTCAGATGGCAAGGGAAGTCCAGCGGACCGACTGGAGCGACCATTGGGGCGACGAATGGTCGCGGGGCGGTGACGCCAGGACAGAGACCGAGGACGCGGCCCGGGAGGTGTATGGGAGCGACCGGTATTCGCTTCTTGCAGGTATCGCCCACCTCCATGTCGCCCGCGGCCAGGCCGCTGAGGCCGCCACGATCCTGGAGGAACTGTTGCGGAGCGTGGCGGACCCCGCACCGCTCAGAGGGGGCGGCGGTAAGGGCGAGATCCTTGCGAGCGCGGTTCCCGAGTCGAGTGAGCCTCCCGCCAGGAACCACGTGGAAGAGGTGAATCTGATGGGAATCACGGTCCTGTTCAATGCCGACCAGCACTGGGCCGCGTATGCCCGAAGCCACTTCTTCCGCGCACCGGCGGACGTGGTCCGATCCGTCGATCTGGGTGGACACGGCAGCACGGCCGGAGTCGTACGCCGGTTCGCGGCGCTGTTGGCGCACCGAGACCTCTCCCGGGCGGCGGCCCTCATGCGCTCGATCGCTGATCCCGCCGAGCGCGCCATCGGTTTCGCCGAGCTGCACCGGGTCGCCCACGGCCCCGACCGCAGCGACTCACACCACGGCCCCGATGCGGACATCTTCTCGAGGGAGATCGATCGAGCGCTCAGCGAACTTCCGCGCTACCGGTGGACCGTTGGCGTCCCCGAAGTGCGGGGAACGGTAGGGGACGAATACGCGCTGGCGTACGTCCGTCCCGACCACCGTGTCCGCTTCGAGTTGGCGGTACGCGCCCTGGGCTGCCGAAAACAGGACATGCGGGGCCTCGAAGGGGTGGCTTACCTCCGCCACGCCTTTGGGCGATCCATGGCCGTGTGGGCGTCCGCGGTGTACGCCAACGACATGATCGCGGGGAAGCGGCCTTACCCGGACTTCACGGAACTCCATCTGCAGAACCTCAGCCCCACACAGGACCTGAACCTGAAAGAGACCGACGCGCCGACGAAGAGCGGGCTGGCCACGACCGCCTACCAGGAACACCGAATCGCCCGCGAGGTGCCTGACTACCGCGCCAAGGCGTCCCGCATCCGCTTCGACGACCCGGTCTACGACGCGGCCATGGACCTCGTGACCCCGGCGCCCGGAGCGCCTCTCAGCTCCGGGTTCACCCGGCGCATAAGGGAGTTGCTCGTCGACGGTCCGGTTCCGGCAGCCGCCGATCTGCTCGTCTTCGCCGCGGAAGCCAGGCCGGAACACGAGCGCGAACTCCGTGAACTCGCCGAAGAGCTCGTCGAGACGGCCGACGACGGCTCCACGCTCGGGGTGGACGCGTTGTCCACCCTGGCCACCTCGCCGCTCCTGGGCGACCTGGTGGATCCCGTCGACATCCTTCGCGAGGCCGACCGCTGCGTATCCCGGTGGCCGGGCGAGGAATGGATCCCCCGCTACGTGGTGTTCCGCCTGTTCCCCGTCCTCCTGGAGCGCGCGCCGAGGGACGCGTTGCACAAGTTCTACGAAGTCACCTCGACGGGCTGGTCCTCCGCCATGGCGTTGCTGGAACACGCGCCGGACACCGTGATCGACGCCCTGGGCGCCGACGCGGCGGCCACCCTCGGCTCGGCCATCGCCCGTGGTCTCGCCTGTACCTCTCCCACGGGTACGGCACCCGACGTCGTGGACGGCGTCCGGCTGGCGCGACTCGTCGCGACCGGTCCGGCGGACAGGAGGCAGGCACCATGA
- a CDS encoding Pycsar system effector family protein yields the protein MAPTGQTGASRPAQYMFTTLHTTHQHADAKAGVLAATQVALAGTAGTWSQRAALVWDRGGAAGVFAGALMALFVCGLIGGVVSLAASLRPRVLRDPAVNRYSFAHLASGPDILPPPPVEGSTPGEEAADRRELSRTIRFLALVAVRKYRWVTAAVMCTAVMGASAGLSVTLLPLLV from the coding sequence ATGGCACCGACCGGGCAAACCGGCGCGAGCCGCCCCGCGCAGTACATGTTCACCACGCTGCACACGACCCACCAGCACGCGGATGCGAAGGCCGGAGTCCTGGCGGCGACGCAGGTGGCGCTGGCCGGCACTGCGGGGACCTGGAGTCAAAGAGCGGCGCTCGTCTGGGACCGGGGCGGTGCGGCCGGGGTGTTCGCTGGGGCGCTGATGGCCCTGTTCGTCTGCGGTCTGATCGGTGGTGTGGTGAGCCTGGCGGCGTCGTTGCGACCCCGAGTGCTGCGGGATCCAGCCGTCAATCGGTACAGCTTCGCCCATCTGGCGTCGGGCCCCGACATCTTGCCGCCGCCGCCCGTCGAAGGCTCGACGCCGGGCGAGGAGGCCGCGGATCGCCGGGAGTTGTCGCGCACAATACGGTTCCTCGCGCTTGTCGCGGTGCGCAAGTACCGCTGGGTGACTGCGGCGGTGATGTGCACGGCCGTCATGGGTGCGAGCGCGGGCCTGAGCGTGACCCTGCTGCCGCTGCTGGTCTGA
- a CDS encoding Crp/Fnr family transcriptional regulator, protein MLEPIGSAEWPARSLLGTLSPPARQDLLDLGTEVRFDAGAVLLREGDNDRHVFLLVSGFAKVTATVENGETSLLAVRAAGDTVGEMAAMSGAPRSATVTACGPLTARVSQSHELRRLLERRPVISMALTGMVADRLRWANRRRLDFRGYPAKVRLARLLVELAESYGASRAGGVVIGCRLTQPELATMVGAAETTIHKVLRELRADHLLETGYRSTVIRDLSSLERLADLLGRTHGPTDDV, encoded by the coding sequence GTGCTAGAGCCCATCGGGTCCGCCGAGTGGCCGGCGCGCAGTCTGCTGGGGACGCTGTCGCCCCCGGCCCGGCAGGATCTGCTCGACCTGGGTACGGAGGTCCGGTTCGACGCGGGTGCCGTGCTGCTGAGAGAGGGGGACAACGACCGGCACGTATTTCTGCTGGTGTCCGGTTTCGCCAAGGTCACGGCCACCGTGGAGAACGGTGAGACCTCACTCCTCGCGGTCAGGGCCGCCGGGGACACGGTGGGCGAGATGGCGGCCATGAGCGGGGCCCCGCGCTCGGCGACGGTCACCGCCTGTGGTCCGCTGACCGCCCGTGTGTCGCAAAGCCATGAACTGCGGAGGCTGCTGGAGCGCCGCCCCGTGATCTCCATGGCCCTGACCGGGATGGTCGCCGACCGGCTGCGCTGGGCGAACCGGCGGCGGCTGGACTTCCGTGGGTATCCGGCGAAGGTGCGGCTGGCCCGGCTGTTGGTGGAACTCGCCGAGTCCTATGGGGCGTCCCGGGCCGGCGGAGTGGTGATCGGCTGCCGGCTGACGCAGCCGGAGCTGGCCACGATGGTCGGCGCCGCCGAGACGACGATCCACAAAGTGCTGCGTGAACTGCGCGCCGACCATCTGTTGGAGACCGGCTACCGCTCCACCGTCATCCGGGACCTGTCCAGCCTTGAACGACTCGCGGACCTTCTTGGAAGGACTCACGGACCCACTGACGACGTCTGA
- a CDS encoding PIN domain-containing protein, whose product MIYLLDTSGLVRLLRDPKLQSAWYDAIDAGAITSCYVQRAEFLHSARNGREYDEITEMFTDLYPDVSVPKNAGRWIGGVQHRMAQAGEHRSASAVDLVIAATAAHHGLAVLHDDADYRAIARHASDLIEHNIHDVA is encoded by the coding sequence GTGATCTACTTGCTCGACACGTCCGGCCTGGTCCGGCTGCTCCGCGATCCAAAGCTGCAATCGGCCTGGTACGACGCGATCGATGCCGGGGCCATCACATCCTGTTACGTGCAACGCGCCGAGTTCCTCCACAGCGCCCGGAACGGACGCGAGTACGACGAGATCACGGAGATGTTCACTGATCTCTACCCGGACGTGTCGGTGCCGAAGAACGCGGGGCGCTGGATCGGCGGGGTGCAACACCGTATGGCCCAGGCTGGGGAGCATCGCAGTGCCTCGGCGGTGGACCTCGTCATCGCCGCCACCGCGGCCCATCACGGTCTGGCTGTCCTCCATGACGATGCCGACTACCGTGCTATTGCCCGGCACGCATCCGACCTGATCGAGCACAACATCCACGACGTGGCCTGA
- a CDS encoding type II toxin-antitoxin system VapB family antitoxin, which translates to MSVTQIDIDDDALARTMALSKVRTKKEAVNLALHFYAEQQERAARISRHFERAREWGAVEDAERLHQSEKRSR; encoded by the coding sequence ATGTCTGTGACACAGATCGACATCGATGATGACGCCCTGGCACGCACCATGGCTCTGTCCAAGGTCAGGACCAAGAAGGAGGCGGTCAACCTCGCTCTGCACTTCTACGCCGAGCAGCAGGAGCGCGCGGCGCGCATCAGCCGTCACTTCGAACGTGCGCGTGAGTGGGGTGCGGTCGAGGATGCAGAGCGCTTGCACCAATCAGAGAAGCGCAGCCGGTGA
- a CDS encoding FlgD immunoglobulin-like domain containing protein — MGYLTLAGSDWEQAQLGDGFVATVEAGQLKVIDVRGGTAVSHTAGTFEGNAWDVDPYTGVIAQLRSDNSIRLTSSDVPVSALVQRDATVATSVDVKGGATQWSPKWWLNKPAASWKLVIANKATGAAVRTLSGGLARGVVTAAWNGKDGSSRLVPNGAYAIRQVSSPPRRQRRDRSSTCRARTRSVIPTVPPRAGRAGHLPRSRCSHRAVHPTALARPPPLPAEAAR, encoded by the coding sequence GTGGGTTACCTGACGCTCGCGGGCTCCGACTGGGAACAGGCGCAGCTCGGCGACGGATTCGTCGCGACCGTCGAGGCCGGGCAGTTGAAGGTGATCGACGTGCGCGGCGGGACGGCGGTGTCGCACACCGCCGGGACGTTCGAGGGGAACGCCTGGGACGTCGACCCCTACACCGGGGTGATCGCCCAGCTCCGTTCCGACAACAGCATCCGCCTGACCTCCAGTGACGTCCCGGTCTCCGCCCTCGTCCAGCGCGACGCCACCGTCGCCACCTCGGTGGACGTCAAGGGCGGCGCCACGCAGTGGAGCCCGAAGTGGTGGCTGAACAAGCCCGCGGCCTCCTGGAAGCTCGTGATCGCCAACAAGGCCACCGGTGCGGCCGTCCGCACCCTCTCCGGCGGCCTGGCGCGCGGTGTGGTGACCGCGGCGTGGAACGGCAAGGACGGCTCCAGTCGGCTGGTGCCCAACGGCGCCTACGCCATCAGGCAGGTCAGCAGCCCGCCACGTCGGCAGCGTCGGGACCGCAGCTCGACGTGCCGGGCAAGGACCCGTTCGGTGATCCCCACCGTCCCTCCGAGGGCCGGTCGAGCCGGTCACCTGCCCCGAAGCCGTTGTTCTCACCGGGCTGTTCACCCGACCGCACTCGCGAGACCACCCCCGTTGCCGGCCGAGGCAGCACGGTGA